GGCGACCTGCGATCTGCCGACCCGTCCGGTGACGGTCACCACTCCGCTCGGGCCAGCCCCAGGGCGTCGCGTCGGCGCGGACATTGTTGTCGTCCCCGTGCTCCGGGCCGGCCTGGGGATGGTGGACGCCGTGCTGGAGATTCTGCCAGGAGCCCGTGTCGGTCACATCGGCCTGCAG
The Luteitalea sp. genome window above contains:
- a CDS encoding uracil phosphoribosyltransferase produces the protein MPVHLIEHPVVHDVLCVLRDSSTPPDVFRQMARRMSLLLAAEATCDLPTRPVTVTTPLGPAPGRRVGADIVVVPVLRAGLGMVDAVLEILPGARVGHIGLQ